The genomic segment CAGAAGGTTAGGTTCGATTTTCAAAATATAGGAAAATCTCCATTAATACTCCATGATGTACATGGTTATTGCGGCTGTATTGAAGCTAGTTTCAGTAAAACTCCCATCATGCCAGGCAAAAAAGGATCTATCATCATCACTTATGATGGGAAAGGATCAGTTATCGGGAGTTTTAATAAAGAAATTGTAGTTAATTCAAATGCTTCAAACAAATACATAAGTTTGTTTGTCAAAGGAGTGAATCAATAACAAAACAATTAAATTATGATGAAATCTATTAAGTGTTTATATGCAGCTTCTTTGCTCGCCATCGGCTCTACAGCCGCTATGGCGCAAGCATCCTACACAGACAAGGATGGAAACGAATATCAGTTTAAGCGCCACTGGTTCCTGGATGTTCAGGCTGGTGGGCAATATACTGTGGGTGAGGCAAGCTTCTCAGACCTGCTTTCTCCTAACTTCCAGGGTGCCATCGGCTACCAGTTCTCTCCTGTTTTCGGACTCCGTGGTCAGATAAACGGTATCTGGAGCAAGGGCGGATGGAACGGATACAAGGCTACCAAGGACGGTACTCCGTATACCGCCAGCTACAAATGGAAATATGTAGCTCCGGGTGTGGACTTTATGTTCAACCTCTCTAACCTCTTCTGTGGCTGGAACCCGAACCGCGTATTCAACGCTACTGCCTTCGTTGGTGGTGGTATCAACTGGGCAGGAGCTAACCAGGAG from the Segatella copri genome contains:
- a CDS encoding DUF1573 domain-containing protein; this translates as MMSKKVLFFLMCCAIFTASCSEKKKELTPGERMEAEYKYDKLPDSKKSKIKFLKYEHDFGKVGSKKLQKVRFDFQNIGKSPLILHDVHGYCGCIEASFSKTPIMPGKKGSIIITYDGKGSVIGSFNKEIVVNSNASNKYISLFVKGVNQ